The following proteins are co-located in the Solanum pennellii chromosome 1, SPENNV200 genome:
- the LOC107007903 gene encoding ATP phosphoribosyltransferase 2, chloroplastic-like produces the protein MTAIQTFFLQGSVSTLLSSQSSVTSCRKVSVKFTVSCCSATSPLAVVNGNVEKRPSDRTEVRIGLPSKGRMAADSLDLLKDCQLSVRQVNPRQYVAEIPQIPNLEVWFQRPKDIVRKLVAGDLDLGIVGLDTVCEYGQGDEDLIIVHDALEYGDCRLSLAIPKYGIFENVNSMKELAEMPQWTPERPLRVATGFTYMGPKFMKENGLKHVTFSTADGALEAAPAMGIADAIVDLVSSGTTLRENNLKEIEGGVIVQSQAVLVAGRKSLMQRKGALDITHEMLERLEAHLRAVGQFTVTANMRGSSAEEVAERILSQTSLSGLQGPTISPVFCKHDGRVTANYFAIVICVPKKALYKSVQQLRAIGGSGVLISPLTYIFDEETPRWRQLLSTLGL, from the exons ATGACGGCGATTCAGACGTTTTTCCTTCAAGGTTCAGTTTCAACTCTCCTTTCTTCTCAATCATCAGTCACTAGCTGTCGAAAAGTTTCCGTTAAATTCACCGTCTCATGTTGCTCGGCGACGTCTCCTCTGGCCGTCGTGAACGGTAATGTGGAGAAGAGACCTTCTGATAGAACCGAAGTTCGCATCGGTTTGCCTAGCAAAGGCCGAATGGCTGCTGATTCTCTCGATCTTCTCAAG GATTGCCAGCTATCAGTTAGGCAGGTGAATCCGCGGCAGTACGTTGCAGAAATTCCACAG ATACCCAATCTTGAAGTGTGGTTTCAACGGCCAAAAGACATTGTGCGGAAGTTGGTAGCTGGAGATTTAGACCTTGGCATTGTTGGTCTCGACACAGTTTGTGAATATGGGCAG GGGGATGAAGATCTCATCATTGTCCATGATGCCCTTGAGTATGGTGATTGTCGTTTATCTCTTGCT ATACCAAAATATGGGATTTTTGAGAATGTGAACTCAATGAAGGAGTTAGCAGAGATGCCACAGTGGACACCTGAGAGGCCACTAAGAGTTGCAACAGGATTCACATAT ATGGGTCCtaaatttatgaaagaaaatgGGTTGAAGCATGTCACTTTTTCAACTGCTGATGGAGCCCTGGAAGCAGCTCCAGCG ATGGGAATAGCTGATGCTATTGTGGATCTAGTGAGTAGCGGAACCACACTGAGAGAAAACAATCTGAAGGAAATAGAAGGTGGAGTCATCGTGCAAAGTCAG GCAGTCCTTGTCGCTGGCAGAAAGTCTCTAATGCAGCGAAAAGGTGCACTTGATATAACACATGAAATGCTAGAAAGACTGGAGGCACATCTGAGGGCTGTAGGTCAATTTACG GTAACTGCTAATATGCGAGGAAGCAGTGCGGAGGAAGTCGCTGAACGAATATTGAGCCAAACGTCACTATCTGGATTGCAG GGACCCACCATAAGTCCAGTCTTCTGCAAGCATGATGGACGGGTTACAGCTAATTACTTTGCCATTGTCATATGTGTACCAAAGAAAGCACTTTACAAGTCTGTTCAGCAGCTTAGGGCG ATTGGAGGGAGTGGTGTCCTGATTTCTCCGTTGACctatatttttgatgaagaaacaccAAGATGGCGTCAACTCCTTTCAACATTGGGACTTTGA